The following proteins come from a genomic window of Mycolicibacterium rufum:
- a CDS encoding acyl-CoA dehydrogenase family protein, with product MTVLVPSWLEAARSVKESLRVDAAQRDRSGGTPTDEIDLLRGAGLLGIFVPRELGGGGATWSEVASVVGAVAQADSSIAHVLLYHYFGSLAGTRGENGLVGSERARRIAEQRLFNGTVAQAAYPPLISATQTSDGFRLNGTKHFTSGAALADVLVVWTVFDQDTVLLGDDVSGLLATFHVDADAPGLTFGEDWDNVGQRLTVSGSATLSDVEARTGDIIGYGYGVVDARPSDHLDVLHMYVGFATIFTGIAVGALEEAADYTRSRSRAWVESPYSRATEDPLVRERYGQLWTQVQSAVALTDRANAALDAVREAGTDLTWTHRAEAVTLINAARVHASEVALTVSSRLFEVTGARSSAVAARTGSLLA from the coding sequence ATGACCGTCCTCGTACCGTCGTGGCTCGAGGCCGCTCGATCGGTCAAGGAGTCCCTGAGAGTCGATGCCGCCCAACGAGATCGGTCCGGAGGCACGCCCACCGACGAGATCGACCTCCTCAGGGGCGCTGGACTGCTGGGGATTTTCGTCCCCCGTGAACTCGGTGGCGGAGGGGCGACGTGGTCCGAGGTGGCTTCAGTGGTCGGTGCCGTCGCGCAGGCCGATTCGTCCATCGCCCATGTGCTGCTCTACCACTACTTCGGCAGCCTGGCCGGGACCCGCGGTGAGAACGGTCTCGTCGGGTCCGAACGTGCGCGCCGGATCGCAGAACAGCGACTGTTCAACGGCACTGTGGCCCAGGCGGCGTACCCCCCGCTGATCTCGGCGACCCAGACGTCCGACGGATTTCGACTCAACGGCACCAAGCACTTCACCAGTGGCGCCGCGCTCGCCGATGTACTGGTGGTGTGGACGGTCTTCGACCAGGACACGGTGCTCCTCGGGGACGACGTCTCGGGCCTGCTCGCCACCTTCCACGTCGACGCAGATGCTCCCGGCCTGACCTTCGGTGAGGATTGGGACAACGTCGGCCAACGCCTGACCGTCAGCGGGAGTGCGACGCTGTCCGACGTCGAGGCGCGTACCGGCGACATCATCGGTTACGGCTACGGAGTGGTCGATGCACGCCCGTCGGATCATCTCGATGTGCTGCACATGTACGTCGGGTTCGCCACCATCTTCACGGGAATCGCGGTCGGCGCGCTCGAGGAAGCCGCGGACTACACCCGCAGCCGGTCGCGGGCCTGGGTCGAATCGCCCTACTCGCGCGCGACCGAGGACCCGTTGGTGCGGGAGCGCTACGGGCAGCTGTGGACGCAGGTGCAGTCTGCGGTCGCGCTGACCGACCGCGCGAATGCCGCACTCGACGCGGTGCGGGAGGCGGGCACCGACCTCACCTGGACGCACCGGGCCGAGGCCGTCACCCTCATCAACGCCGCCAGGGTGCATGCCAGCGAGGTCGCCCTCACCGTCTCCAGCCGGTTGTTCGAGGTCACCGGCGCCCGTTCCAGTGCGGTCGCGGCGCGGACTGGATCGCTTCTGGCGTAA
- a CDS encoding APC family permease: protein MSTPIRPEVALSGRALVAAEGTGLERDAVGFWGVFAQGLAAAAPSVAVAVVPFSLFVAAGKGAAWAVLVGLLIAVLIAATISFQAKRTVSSGSLGTYTGNGLGPGFAFAAGFSLLIGYIGFATTGTLGGVLYLDSFLESVGLGSQAHWFRLLLVLVVVGAAVYLPYRGVSISARYELIFELIAIASILVIIVGAYLSYGFRIDWEQWDPKHLTVSATFIAAVSAVGSYAGFESVASLGAEAKDAHRNIARSLLRVVLLLGVLYIVATYPQILFFDSIDGDKAVLPQLADSVGVPWVNQVVSAAVAVAFIVFVTAVTTAGARSLFTFAHEGALPARLARVHPKYRTPYVGVLFIGLLALAFSVVATFSSAGRLVFDVYGGYVATWGFLISYLLVVIATPLWLRKIKALTPTRLGVSAAATLALGYVIFSNFYPVPEFPFNILPFIFAAILGAGLLWFWFLKRTRPEIARRVGTIQTLSEEEQQRLADEGILDVLKHRSGGENPESRAESEQVTR, encoded by the coding sequence ATGTCTACACCTATTCGCCCCGAGGTGGCCCTGTCCGGGCGTGCGCTTGTCGCAGCCGAGGGCACCGGCCTGGAACGCGACGCCGTCGGCTTCTGGGGCGTATTCGCACAGGGGCTCGCGGCCGCTGCACCCAGCGTGGCCGTCGCCGTCGTGCCCTTCTCACTGTTTGTCGCGGCCGGCAAGGGAGCAGCCTGGGCAGTCCTCGTCGGCCTCCTCATCGCTGTTCTCATCGCCGCCACCATCAGCTTCCAGGCCAAGCGCACCGTGTCGTCGGGCTCGCTGGGCACCTACACCGGCAACGGACTCGGTCCGGGTTTCGCCTTCGCCGCCGGCTTCAGCCTGCTGATCGGTTACATCGGCTTCGCCACGACCGGAACCCTTGGTGGCGTGCTGTATCTGGACTCCTTCCTCGAGTCGGTCGGACTCGGCTCGCAGGCGCACTGGTTCCGCCTGCTGCTGGTCCTTGTCGTGGTCGGAGCGGCCGTGTACCTGCCCTATCGCGGGGTCTCGATCTCTGCGCGCTACGAGTTGATCTTCGAGCTGATCGCGATCGCGTCGATCCTCGTCATCATCGTCGGTGCCTACCTCAGCTACGGCTTCCGCATCGACTGGGAGCAGTGGGACCCCAAGCATCTCACTGTCAGCGCCACGTTCATCGCGGCGGTCTCGGCGGTTGGTTCTTACGCCGGCTTCGAAAGCGTGGCCTCCTTGGGGGCCGAGGCGAAGGACGCGCATCGCAATATCGCCCGATCGCTGCTGCGGGTGGTGCTGCTGCTCGGCGTGCTCTACATCGTCGCGACCTACCCGCAGATCCTGTTCTTCGACTCGATCGACGGGGACAAGGCCGTGCTTCCGCAGCTGGCCGACAGCGTGGGCGTGCCCTGGGTGAACCAGGTCGTCAGCGCCGCAGTCGCGGTGGCGTTCATCGTTTTCGTCACTGCGGTGACCACCGCCGGCGCCCGGTCCCTGTTCACCTTCGCCCACGAGGGAGCGCTTCCCGCACGGCTGGCCCGCGTACACCCGAAGTACCGCACGCCCTATGTCGGCGTGTTGTTCATCGGGCTTCTCGCGCTCGCGTTCTCGGTGGTCGCCACCTTCAGTTCCGCGGGTCGCCTGGTCTTCGACGTGTACGGGGGATACGTGGCGACGTGGGGATTCCTGATCAGCTATCTGCTGGTCGTGATCGCCACCCCGCTCTGGCTGCGAAAGATCAAGGCGCTGACCCCGACTCGGCTCGGGGTGTCGGCTGCAGCCACCCTGGCTCTCGGCTACGTGATCTTCAGCAACTTCTATCCCGTACCCGAGTTCCCCTTCAACATCCTGCCGTTCATCTTCGCCGCGATCCTTGGGGCCGGACTGCTGTGGTTCTGGTTCCTCAAGCGCACCAGGCCCGAGATCGCCCGCCGGGTGGGGACGATCCAGACGCTTTCCGAAGAAGAACAGCAGCGCCTCGCCGACGAAGGCATCCTCGACGTGCTGAAGCACCGCAGCGGTGGAGAGAATCCCGAATCCCGAGCGGAGTCCGAACAGGTGACTCGATGA
- a CDS encoding GNAT family N-acetyltransferase, producing the protein MTVTYLRGVDHWSVAPATEHDHALIADFLATTPGLGGRKFAADSRDVAEQLGGAFPGAATVARDGSGRVRGYASLNQPHGVEPELFAEFALDPAVPQDIADAVVAFVLDRFVTESSSIPDSFFRTIIGTAQQAVIDALLRHGAREEGQFIRTRKPLHDEDAGLLAGFAIPGVTVIGWPEVIARGLGEEVRRLQFDTFLEHFGNMSKTPDLWEHHIHSRSFAPDFSVAALDEGGAVIGYVLGSLFTAGVAPTEERSAHTDYIGVRADQRRRGIAELLLKRIWLAALRRGLAVASLGTDIHNRTNAHVLYHRLGYRAVEHSTAYRIDGAGR; encoded by the coding sequence ATGACTGTGACCTACCTGCGGGGCGTGGACCACTGGTCGGTGGCGCCGGCCACCGAGCACGACCACGCCCTGATCGCCGACTTCCTCGCCACCACCCCTGGTCTCGGAGGGCGCAAGTTCGCGGCCGATTCCCGCGACGTGGCCGAACAACTCGGCGGTGCGTTCCCCGGCGCCGCCACGGTGGCGCGGGACGGTTCCGGGCGGGTGCGTGGATATGCGTCGCTCAATCAGCCGCACGGGGTGGAACCGGAGCTGTTCGCAGAGTTCGCCCTCGACCCTGCGGTACCGCAGGACATCGCCGACGCGGTCGTCGCATTCGTCCTCGACCGGTTCGTCACGGAGAGCAGCTCGATCCCGGACTCGTTCTTCCGCACCATCATCGGCACCGCCCAGCAGGCTGTGATCGATGCCCTACTGCGTCACGGCGCCCGTGAGGAGGGTCAATTCATCCGGACCCGCAAACCGCTGCACGACGAAGACGCGGGACTGCTGGCCGGCTTCGCGATTCCCGGTGTCACGGTCATCGGCTGGCCGGAGGTCATCGCACGCGGACTCGGCGAGGAGGTGCGCCGACTGCAGTTCGATACATTCCTCGAGCACTTCGGCAACATGTCGAAGACCCCGGACCTGTGGGAACACCACATCCACAGTCGTTCCTTCGCTCCCGATTTCAGTGTCGCCGCCCTCGACGAGGGCGGCGCGGTGATCGGCTACGTGCTGGGTTCTTTGTTCACCGCCGGCGTCGCCCCGACCGAAGAGCGCAGCGCGCACACCGACTACATCGGCGTGCGGGCCGATCAGCGGCGGCGGGGGATCGCCGAGCTGCTTCTCAAGCGGATTTGGCTGGCGGCGCTGCGCCGGGGCCTGGCCGTCGCGTCGCTGGGCACCGACATCCATAACCGGACCAACGCGCACGTGCTGTACCACCGGCTCGGTTACCGCGCCGTCGAGCACTCGACGGCCTACCGCATCGACGGCGCGGGCCGATGA